The following are encoded together in the Chaetodon trifascialis isolate fChaTrf1 chromosome 3, fChaTrf1.hap1, whole genome shotgun sequence genome:
- the eevs gene encoding 2-epi-5-epi-valiolone synthase, which yields MGKVHLEDNETKEKKTEFSLVRVKGTWKRKLTNKVKKDTGDCVSPAKIYESITEQGTSWTVVSPIVFTYKVMETQDLLDPINDTLLLGHITDKQQLEDVKKSNKPIKRFVVVDQEVYKIYGPRLTEYMEANNVVYKILALPTTEENKSMEMALKILEEVNKFSLDRRTEPIIAIGGGVCMDIVGLAASLYRRRTPYIRVPTTLLSYIDASVGAKTGVNFANCKNKLGAYIPPTAVFLDLSFIQTVPRRHISNGLAEMLKMALMKHRGLFELLENHGCMLLDTKFQADNSVFGHSSSQVASQATRIAITTMLEELAPNLWEDDLNRLVDFGHVISPALEMKVLPSLLHGEAVNIDMSYMVYVSKESGLLTEEEKQRIISCMVGLKLPVWHEACTMELIQRSLQDRLKHSGGLVRMPLPVGLGQADIFNTTSCEILQTAYEKWCDELSISSDSNCGH from the exons ATGGGAAAGGTTCATCTGGAGGACAAtgaaaccaaagaaaagaaaactgagtTTAGCTTAGTACGGGTCAAAGGTACCTGGAAGCGCAAACTCACAAATAAGGTCAAAAAGGACACAGGTGACTGTGTATCTCCTGCAAAAAT CTATGAGAGCATCACAGAACAAGGCACCAGTTGGACGGTGGTCAGCCCCATCGTCTTTACTTACAAGGTAATGGAGACTCAGGACTTGCTGGACCCAATCAATGACACACTCCTGTTAGGCCACAtcactgacaaacagcagctggaggatgTTAAAAAATCAAACAAGCCAATCAAACGCTTTGTGGTCGTTGACCAAGAAGTCTACAAAATCTATGGTCCAAGGTTAACTGAATATATGGAGGCCAACAATGTTGTGTACAAGATCTTAGCTCTACCCACCACCGAGGAGAACAAATCCATGGAAATGGCCTTGAAGATCCTAGAGGAGGTCAACAAATTCTCCCTTGACCGCCGCACAGAGCCAATCATTGCGATTGGTGGAGGGGTGTGCATGGACATAGTGGGCCTGGCTGCCTCACTCTACAGAAGACGCACCCCTTACATCAGGGTCCCAACCACACTGCTCTCCTACATTGATGCCAGTGTGGGAGCAAAGACAGGGGTTAACTTTGCAAACTGCAAGAACAAGTTGGGTGCCTACATTCCACCCACAGCTGTCTTCCTTGACCTGTCCTTCATACAAACTGTTCCTCGACGTCACATCTCCAATGGGCTGGCAGAGATGTTAAAG ATGGCTTTGATGAAACACAGAGGCCTCTTTGAGCTTCTTGAGAATCACGGCTGCATGCTGTTGGACACGAAATTCCAGGCTGATAATAGTGTGTTTGGGCACAGCAGCTCACAGGTTGCATCACAAGCAACCCGCATTGCCATCACAACCATGCTGGAGGAGCTTGCCCCAAACCTTTGGGAGGATGACCTAAACAGACTTGTGGACTTTGGCCACGTTATCAGCCCAGCATTAGAGATG AAAGTTCTCCCGTCTCTGCTGCATGGTGAGGCAGTGAACATTGATATGTCTTACATGGTTTACGTGTCCAAAGAGAGTGGTCTattgacagaagaagaaaagcaaaggatCATCAGCTGCATGGTAGGCCTAAAGCTGCCTGTGTGGCATGAGGCCTGTACCATGGAGCTCATACAGAGGTCTCTGCAGGACAGGCTGAAGCACTCTGGAGGCCTAGTCAGAATGCCTCTGCCTGTTGGTCTTGGGCAAGCAG acatttttaacaccacGTCTTGTGAGATTCTACAGACAGCTTACGAAAAATGGTGTGATGAGCTGAGCATCTCCTCTGACAGCAACTGTGGCCATTAA
- the mitfa gene encoding melanocyte inducing transcription factor a produces the protein MTSQVRLRQQPVSAHLQGQERREDRDRRTRNLLHHSTQRTSTTHITPPRGRPAVSQPPMEVLKVQSHLESPTKYHIQQAQRQQVRQYLSTTLGGKAGSQCPSQPPEHGMPPGPGSSAPNSPMALLTLSSNCEKEMDDVIDDIISLESSYNEDVLGLMDPGLQINNQLPVSGNLLDVYGNQGLPLPGLAISNSCPPNIKREYTAPGMKQVLDKPGSCGQYENYQRSEGFPGEAEVRALAKERQKKDNHNLIERRRRFNINDRIKELGTLIPKSNDPDMRWNKGTILKASVDYIRRLQREQQRAKELECRQRKLEHANRHLMLRIQELEIQARANGLTVVSSQSVCTSDLMARAIKQEPVLSDCPSDLYQHSSTPDMSPPTTLDLNNGTITFDQIPGDGDPDRYGNSRTCKMKELVRDNTLSPISPSDPLLSSMSPDGSNNISSSHHSSCSSMEEKEQGC, from the exons ATGACGTCACAGGTCCGGCTCCGACAGCAGCCGGTGTCTGCCCATCTCCAGGGTCAAGAGCGCAGGGAGGACCGAGACAGGAGGACCAGGAACCTTCTGCACCACAGCACCCAACGCACCTCCACCACCCATATCACGCCTCCCCGAGGCCGGCCTGCTGTGAGCCAGCCACCCATGGAAGTTCTCAAG GTGCAGTCCCACCTGGAGAGTCCCACCAAATACCACATCCAGCAGGCTCAGAGGCAGCAGGTCAGGCAGTATCTGTCCACCACCCTGGGTGGTAAAGCAGGCAGCCAGTGCCCCAGCCAGCCCCCCGAGCACGGCATGCCACCCGGGCCTGGCAGCAGCGCCCCCAACAGTCCCATGGCCCTGCTCACCCTCAGCTCCAACTGTGAGAAAGAG ATGGATGATGTCATTGATGACATTATTAGCTTGGAGTCAAGTTACAATGAAGATGTTCTTGGACTTATGGATCCAGGACTCCAAATTAACAACCAG CTGCCTGTGTCTGGTAACCTTCTTGATGTGTATGGCAACCAAGGTCTTCCACTTCCTGGCCTCGCCATTAGCAACTCCTGTCCACCCAACATTAAGAGGGAATACACAG CTCCTGGCATGAAGCAAGTACTGGACAAGCCTGGATCCTGTGGCCAGTATGAAAACTATCAAAGGTCAGAGGGCTTTCCAGGAG AGGCTGAAGTTCGTGCCCTTgctaaagagagacagaagaaagacaacCACAACTTGA TTGAACGTAGACGGAGATTCAACATAAACGATCGCATCAAGGAGCTGGGAACCTTGATACCCAAGTCAAATGATCC AGACATGCGGTGGAATAAGGGCACCATTCTGAAAGCCTCAGTTGACTACATCAGGAGgctacagagggagcagcaaAGAGCGAAGGAGCTTGAGTGCAGacagaggaagctggagcacGCAAACCGTCATCTGATGCTTCGTATACAG GAGTTGGAGATCCAAGCCCGTGCTAATGGTCTTACAGTGGTATCATCCCAATCTGTCTGCACGTCAGATTTGATGGCGAGAGCCATTAAACAGGAGCCCGTCCTCAGCGACTGCCCCTCAGATCTCTACCAGCATAGTTCGACTCCTGACATGTCCCCACCAACTACACTGGACCTCAACAACGGCACCATCACCTTTGACCAGATTCCTGGAGACGGAGACCCTGACCGCTACGGAAACTCCAGGACCTGTAAAATGAAGGAATTGGTAAGGGACAACACCCTGTCACCAATTTCCCCCAGTGATCCCCTGCTGTCCTCAATGTCCCCAGATGGCTCgaacaacatcagcagcagccaccacAGTTCTTGCTCTAGtatggaggagaaggagcaagGCTGTTAG